In Bacteriovorax stolpii, a single genomic region encodes these proteins:
- a CDS encoding ribonuclease J, translating into MKQPRIKIKPVGGVGQIGSNMTLIQGKQDTIIIDAGILFPYEDFFDIDYLIPNLDNIPEPSHLVITHGHEDHIGAVLHVVKKFPKIKVLASPFTAGLIRKKLEFNRHPHPITEYRHFDQLGFNDFTIDPIHVNHSIPETVGLLIKDIKEEIGFFFISDFKIDFKTIYERPFDFDKLIKHSKMLKKRVLLCDSTNITSSTKETPSEQDLIPVIDGIFAETKGRLFITCFSSNIHRLMTFISMAKKHGRKLVPHGRSMISYLNTANELGMIPDFQSVVKMTESVTPNEENIVVLLSGCQGDFRGTFRRFSIGEDSQYKPRPEDTVVLSSKAIPGNEKKITLLVNKLSEVGCHVITPQDKLIHVSGHPGRTDLKMLYEKYDPTDIVPIHGESYFIREHIDFIKEAYPKATPHYFLNNDELLVSDDLKISVFDGETIEPVIIHGKGIILEREKISERRKLATTGSVFISLKLTSTRAKVEKFSFNFLGLPTLVTANEEKFKRFLENYFIQINFKDEEKTNEELRVAVRRYFDQILGYKPTTTIHIL; encoded by the coding sequence ATGAAACAACCGCGCATCAAGATAAAGCCAGTCGGGGGAGTCGGACAAATCGGTTCGAATATGACCCTGATCCAAGGTAAACAAGACACCATTATTATTGATGCCGGCATTCTCTTTCCCTACGAAGATTTTTTCGACATTGATTACCTTATTCCCAACCTGGACAACATCCCTGAACCAAGCCATCTAGTGATCACTCACGGGCACGAAGACCACATTGGAGCCGTTCTCCATGTTGTAAAAAAATTTCCTAAGATTAAAGTCCTGGCCTCACCATTTACGGCCGGACTCATTAGAAAAAAACTTGAGTTTAATCGCCACCCACATCCGATTACGGAATACCGTCACTTTGATCAACTTGGGTTTAATGACTTCACTATTGATCCCATTCACGTCAATCACTCGATTCCTGAAACTGTCGGACTTTTAATTAAAGATATCAAAGAAGAAATCGGTTTCTTCTTTATTTCGGACTTCAAGATTGATTTTAAAACAATCTACGAGCGCCCTTTTGATTTTGATAAACTGATTAAACATTCAAAGATGCTAAAAAAACGAGTTCTTCTTTGTGATAGTACCAACATTACCAGTTCAACGAAAGAAACTCCTTCTGAACAAGATTTAATTCCTGTTATCGACGGAATCTTTGCTGAAACAAAGGGAAGACTTTTCATTACTTGTTTCTCTTCTAACATTCACCGCCTGATGACTTTTATTTCCATGGCAAAAAAGCATGGACGCAAACTTGTTCCACATGGGCGCTCAATGATTAGTTATCTCAACACCGCTAATGAATTAGGAATGATTCCCGATTTCCAGTCAGTCGTTAAGATGACTGAAAGTGTAACACCTAATGAGGAAAACATTGTTGTTCTTCTCTCTGGATGCCAGGGGGATTTCCGCGGAACTTTCAGGCGCTTTTCAATTGGAGAGGACTCTCAATACAAACCTCGCCCGGAAGATACAGTTGTCTTAAGTTCAAAGGCCATTCCTGGCAATGAGAAAAAGATCACATTGCTGGTGAATAAGCTTTCAGAAGTCGGCTGTCACGTGATCACCCCTCAGGATAAGTTAATCCACGTTTCCGGCCACCCGGGGCGCACGGATTTGAAAATGCTTTATGAGAAATATGACCCGACAGATATTGTTCCGATTCACGGAGAAAGTTATTTCATCCGCGAGCACATTGATTTCATCAAAGAAGCTTACCCAAAGGCGACTCCTCATTATTTCTTAAACAACGATGAGCTCTTGGTCAGTGACGACCTAAAGATCAGTGTCTTTGATGGAGAAACAATCGAGCCGGTTATCATTCATGGCAAAGGCATTATCCTGGAGAGAGAGAAAATCAGCGAAAGACGCAAACTGGCCACAACAGGTTCAGTCTTTATTTCACTGAAACTCACTTCAACCAGGGCCAAAGTAGAGAAGTTTTCCTTTAACTTCTTAGGTCTCCCAACATTAGTGACCGCTAACGAAGAAAAGTTTAAGCGCTTTTTAGAAAATTACTTTATCCAGATCAACTTTAAAGACGAAGAAAAGACGAACGAAGAACTCAGAGTGGCCGTCAGAAGATACTTTGACCAAATCCTGGGTTATAAACCGACAACCACGATTCACATTCTATGA
- the ftsA gene encoding cell division protein FtsA gives MNDKNIIVGLDVGTTKVCTIVGLQHPNQELEIIGIGTHPSYGLKKGSVVNIDKTVRSIQNSLEEARLMAGVNIGSATIGIAGSHIYSFNSSGVVAIKGKEITQDDVDRVLEAAKAVVIPSDRDILHVIPQEFRVDNTTGIKNPIGMCGVRLEAHVHIVTGSIPLIQNLVKCVEQTGIDAEHITLQPLASSEAVLSYEEKELGVVLIDIGGGTTDIAVWKDGSLIHSQIIPIGGNHFTNDLAVALKIPHNEAERIKINHGSVLAEQLNQSAHITVQGMSGTKPREVQLSVIAEVLGARAEELFEVIRAMIDDKKLSEEIAGGFVLTGGGALIKGMPELGEYILMRSCKIGFPIPFGGMTNIMQNPKYSTVLGLLLEAAKRKPYVHVQGQASANNHRVTFKENEAQGSNSDLIGKLSESLKSVFKEIF, from the coding sequence ATGAACGACAAAAACATCATCGTAGGCCTCGATGTCGGAACAACGAAAGTTTGTACAATCGTTGGACTTCAACATCCAAATCAAGAATTAGAAATTATCGGTATCGGAACTCACCCTTCATATGGTTTGAAGAAAGGGTCAGTTGTTAATATTGATAAAACAGTACGCTCGATTCAAAACTCACTTGAAGAAGCGCGCCTGATGGCCGGAGTGAATATTGGAAGTGCGACGATCGGGATTGCCGGCAGTCACATCTACAGTTTCAACTCTTCTGGTGTTGTTGCTATTAAAGGTAAAGAGATCACTCAAGACGATGTTGACCGCGTGCTTGAAGCTGCTAAAGCAGTCGTGATTCCTTCAGATAGAGATATCCTTCACGTGATTCCTCAGGAATTTCGTGTAGACAATACAACAGGGATTAAAAACCCAATCGGTATGTGTGGTGTGAGACTAGAAGCCCACGTTCACATCGTTACCGGTTCTATTCCTCTTATTCAAAACCTGGTGAAGTGTGTTGAGCAGACAGGTATTGATGCTGAACATATTACTCTTCAACCTCTAGCTTCTTCAGAAGCAGTTCTTTCTTACGAAGAAAAAGAACTTGGTGTTGTTCTTATCGACATCGGCGGTGGAACAACTGACATCGCGGTTTGGAAAGATGGAAGTCTTATCCACTCTCAGATCATTCCTATTGGTGGAAACCATTTCACGAATGACTTAGCAGTAGCGCTTAAGATTCCTCACAATGAAGCAGAAAGAATTAAAATCAATCACGGAAGTGTTCTAGCTGAGCAGCTTAACCAATCAGCACATATCACAGTTCAAGGTATGTCTGGGACTAAGCCTCGCGAAGTTCAACTAAGTGTGATCGCAGAAGTTCTTGGCGCGCGCGCTGAAGAGCTGTTTGAAGTGATCCGTGCAATGATTGATGATAAAAAGCTAAGCGAAGAAATCGCAGGTGGATTCGTGCTAACTGGTGGTGGTGCTCTTATTAAGGGTATGCCGGAGTTAGGAGAGTACATTCTTATGAGATCATGCAAAATTGGTTTCCCTATTCCATTTGGTGGGATGACTAATATTATGCAAAACCCGAAATACTCTACAGTTCTGGGACTTCTTCTGGAAGCTGCTAAGAGAAAGCCTTATGTTCACGTTCAAGGCCAGGCATCCGCTAACAACCACAGAGTGACATTTAAAGAAAATGAAGCCCAAGGTTCAAATAGCGATCTGATTGGGAAATTAAGCGAGTCATTAAAATCAGTTTTCAAAGAAATTTTTTAA
- a CDS encoding UDP-N-acetylmuramate dehydrogenase, giving the protein MLEKLLNHPDIVVEIDKDLKKYSTMRLDARGDLITVKSVEGLKFATKTLTQNKIDYRVLGWGANILLPTKAELPYIQLDFDFDRGVFEAPRDEYILPASVSLATLTSHANKFGLKGWEVFTGIPASLGGAIFMNAGTNLGEIGTIIKEVKLITKNGEEKSVIIEKGSFSYRHNHFVDKGDVIYQARLIHFGIDAAISKKIKEYLDMRTRTQPLKEWTCGCIFQNHHDNLRDVTCRAGLFIDIMGLKGLTIKNLQISPKHANFMENRGESSYEDVMEMITVLQKELKLQFGVSFETEVEY; this is encoded by the coding sequence ATGCTAGAAAAATTATTAAATCACCCGGACATCGTTGTTGAGATCGATAAAGATCTTAAGAAGTACTCGACTATGAGACTAGATGCTCGTGGAGATTTAATTACAGTAAAGTCTGTTGAGGGGTTAAAGTTTGCTACAAAAACTCTAACTCAAAATAAAATCGACTACCGCGTGCTGGGTTGGGGAGCTAATATTCTTCTGCCAACTAAAGCGGAGCTTCCTTATATACAACTAGATTTTGATTTCGACCGCGGAGTTTTTGAAGCTCCTCGAGATGAATACATCCTCCCAGCTTCAGTGAGCCTGGCGACACTAACCAGCCATGCGAATAAGTTTGGTCTTAAAGGATGGGAAGTTTTCACTGGAATTCCGGCCAGCCTTGGTGGCGCGATCTTTATGAACGCCGGAACAAACCTGGGTGAAATTGGAACCATTATAAAGGAAGTAAAACTCATTACGAAAAACGGAGAAGAAAAGTCGGTTATTATCGAGAAAGGCTCTTTCTCATACAGACACAATCACTTTGTTGATAAAGGTGATGTGATCTATCAAGCCCGACTGATTCACTTTGGTATTGATGCTGCTATTTCTAAAAAAATTAAAGAGTATTTAGATATGAGAACTCGCACTCAACCATTAAAAGAATGGACGTGCGGATGTATCTTTCAAAACCATCACGACAATCTCCGCGACGTGACTTGTCGGGCTGGTCTTTTTATAGATATAATGGGCCTCAAGGGTCTAACCATAAAGAATTTGCAGATTAGCCCGAAACACGCCAACTTCATGGAAAACAGAGGCGAAAGTTCATACGAAGACGTGATGGAAATGATCACTGTTCTTCAAAAAGAATTGAAACTTCAGTTTGGTGTTTCGTTTGAAACCGAAGTTGAGTATTAG
- the udk gene encoding uridine kinase — MHIISICGGSGSGKTTFADKVIKNVDQEVSVLHMDSYYLPKPPKELSTSAGRPNFDHPDAFDWDLLKEHLEMLRAGKTVKSPHYDFKKNARLKTSSIIKPTKVVLFEGIFTLYQEEIRKMCDITTFLHVEADIRFIRRLHRDVEERGRSLDSVITQYYETVRPMYQKYLDPQRQYADFIVGEETDIAASILAAKVNQLFHAKEVKVVEKKKSKGKR; from the coding sequence GTGCATATCATTTCTATTTGTGGAGGATCAGGATCAGGAAAGACAACTTTTGCTGATAAGGTCATTAAAAACGTCGATCAGGAAGTTTCAGTCCTGCACATGGATTCATATTATCTTCCTAAGCCTCCTAAGGAGCTTAGCACTTCTGCCGGAAGGCCCAACTTCGACCACCCTGATGCATTTGACTGGGATCTCTTAAAAGAGCACCTGGAAATGCTGAGAGCAGGTAAAACAGTAAAGAGCCCACACTACGACTTTAAGAAGAATGCTCGACTTAAAACTTCAAGCATCATCAAGCCGACTAAGGTCGTACTGTTTGAAGGAATTTTTACTCTATATCAGGAAGAGATCCGTAAAATGTGCGACATCACTACATTCCTGCATGTTGAAGCTGACATCAGATTCATCCGCCGCCTTCACCGCGACGTTGAAGAAAGAGGAAGATCTCTGGATTCAGTCATCACTCAGTATTATGAAACAGTAAGGCCGATGTACCAAAAGTACCTCGATCCTCAAAGACAATACGCTGACTTCATCGTTGGTGAAGAAACTGATATCGCCGCAAGTATTCTGGCGGCCAAAGTTAACCAACTCTTCCACGCTAAGGAAGTTAAAGTTGTAGAAAAGAAAAAGAGCAAAGGAAAAAGATGA
- a CDS encoding cell division protein FtsQ/DivIB — protein MAFFKSKKFIIALVVIAVLVFTNIVISSLGPTEQFSAELSYRSNLGKCPTRPAGTMALQVVKTFEQSHSLRDVKMKIVNEKWNDKYFVSDYKIQYDPFSKVLDLNFNCPEPLMKVQIYRKDSAESYEAILVDNGQLYDPTYEALLRSEKKLTQDLPYLSMPVGEMEDKVQADVTGLVKEMRPGLRKKLSEVILNENKELTIILSINGHPSSVFMGLDEWNDKLVKLDKIVNYMELKEKIPAIINLTNSKKVVVKFKDKF, from the coding sequence ATGGCATTTTTTAAGTCGAAAAAATTTATTATCGCACTGGTTGTGATTGCCGTGTTGGTATTCACTAACATCGTTATTTCATCTCTCGGCCCGACAGAACAATTCAGCGCCGAACTCTCATACAGATCGAATCTTGGAAAATGTCCGACTCGCCCAGCGGGAACGATGGCCCTTCAGGTTGTAAAAACATTTGAGCAGTCGCACTCACTTCGCGATGTGAAGATGAAGATTGTTAATGAAAAGTGGAACGATAAGTATTTTGTCTCTGATTACAAAATCCAATACGATCCATTCAGCAAAGTTTTAGATTTAAACTTCAACTGTCCTGAGCCTTTAATGAAGGTTCAGATTTACAGAAAAGATAGCGCTGAGTCTTATGAAGCCATCCTTGTGGATAACGGGCAATTATATGACCCGACTTATGAGGCCCTGCTTCGATCTGAAAAGAAACTAACGCAAGATCTTCCTTACTTATCAATGCCGGTTGGGGAAATGGAAGACAAGGTCCAGGCAGATGTTACCGGCCTGGTAAAAGAAATGAGACCGGGACTTCGAAAAAAACTTTCGGAAGTCATCCTTAATGAAAATAAGGAGCTAACGATTATTCTCTCAATTAACGGGCATCCATCTAGTGTCTTTATGGGACTAGATGAGTGGAACGACAAGCTGGTAAAGCTGGATAAGATTGTGAATTATATGGAATTGAAGGAGAAAATCCCTGCCATTATCAATCTTACAAACAGCAAAAAAGTTGTTGTCAAGTTTAAGGATAAATTCTAG
- the murC gene encoding UDP-N-acetylmuramate--L-alanine ligase, translating to MFRNHSALKPNHAKIHFVGIGGIGMSGIAEVLLSLGYKVSGSDVAESANVKKLRKMGAEVHIGHKAENLNDVTVVVHTSAVNETNPEMVRARAEGIPIIRRAEMLAELMRLKYSLAVAGTHGKTTTTSFLATILQECKLDPTYIIGGIVKNLDGHAKVGQSDYLVAEADESDGSFLLLTPVMSVITNIDNDHMDHYGTEENLFRAFVEFANKIPFYGVVALNAHDEKLMKLKAEMKRPAVTFGIEIPADFEARNIEFGHFDTSFDVYYKGEKQERFKINLPGRHNILNSLGATALAFHMGLSFKDIAKAVCKLEGVGRRFQLLHKEGSFEVVDDYGHHPTEIASTLRIVKDTRADYKKIVIFEPHRYTRTRDCWDQFLHCFNDADQLYLLPIYAASENPLDGISTERLIEDINRLHPNFAKKIENVEKLPEVIESHKGDKTIVVTLGAGSIGKVARKWAGVE from the coding sequence ATGTTCCGCAATCACTCGGCTCTAAAGCCAAACCATGCAAAAATTCACTTCGTGGGAATTGGTGGAATTGGTATGAGTGGGATCGCTGAGGTTCTATTATCTTTAGGATATAAAGTTTCAGGATCAGACGTTGCAGAATCAGCTAACGTAAAAAAATTAAGAAAGATGGGAGCTGAAGTTCACATCGGCCATAAAGCAGAAAACTTAAACGACGTAACGGTGGTTGTTCACACATCTGCAGTTAATGAAACAAACCCGGAAATGGTTCGCGCCAGAGCAGAAGGTATTCCCATTATCAGAAGAGCAGAAATGCTGGCTGAGCTGATGCGCTTAAAATACAGTCTCGCTGTTGCCGGAACTCACGGGAAAACAACAACGACATCATTTTTAGCGACGATTCTTCAAGAGTGTAAACTAGACCCGACATATATCATTGGTGGGATTGTTAAAAACCTGGATGGTCACGCGAAAGTTGGCCAATCAGATTACCTGGTGGCCGAAGCCGATGAATCAGATGGATCATTCCTTCTTTTAACTCCAGTTATGTCAGTTATCACCAATATCGACAACGATCACATGGATCACTATGGAACTGAAGAAAATCTTTTTCGCGCTTTCGTAGAGTTTGCCAATAAGATTCCTTTTTACGGTGTGGTGGCCCTGAATGCTCATGATGAAAAATTGATGAAGCTTAAGGCAGAGATGAAGCGTCCAGCAGTAACTTTTGGAATCGAGATACCGGCCGACTTCGAAGCCCGCAATATTGAATTTGGTCACTTTGACACAAGTTTTGATGTTTATTACAAAGGTGAAAAACAAGAGCGTTTTAAAATCAATCTTCCCGGACGTCACAATATCTTAAATAGTCTTGGAGCAACAGCTCTGGCATTTCATATGGGACTAAGTTTTAAAGACATTGCAAAAGCTGTTTGCAAGCTTGAAGGTGTAGGAAGACGCTTTCAACTTCTTCATAAAGAAGGATCATTTGAAGTGGTTGATGACTACGGACACCACCCGACTGAAATTGCTTCTACACTAAGAATTGTAAAAGACACACGTGCTGATTATAAAAAGATCGTGATCTTTGAACCTCACCGCTACACGCGTACGCGTGATTGTTGGGATCAGTTTCTTCACTGTTTTAATGATGCTGACCAACTTTATTTACTCCCAATCTACGCTGCCAGCGAAAACCCGCTCGATGGGATTTCAACTGAGCGCTTAATTGAAGATATCAACCGCCTTCACCCGAACTTCGCTAAGAAGATTGAAAACGTAGAAAAGCTTCCAGAAGTGATTGAATCACACAAGGGAGACAAAACAATCGTGGTCACTTTAGGTGCAGGATCAATCGGAAAAGTTGCCAGAAAATGGGCGGGCGTTGAATAA